Within the Roseicitreum antarcticum genome, the region GGTCTATACGGGTTGAATCTCGATGCGGGTGCCGGTGGCGGCGGCGGTCTTCACCGCCTCGATGACCATGAGGGTTTTCAGCCCCTCCAACCCCGGCACCAGCGGCGGCTCCTCGCCCAGAATCACGCGGGCGAATTGCACGATCTGGCGCACCAGCGGGTCACCATGGTCGCGCGGCGGGGTGGTGGCGCGGATCGGCGACCACCAGTCAGGCGCGCCTTCATGTGACCACAGCCGCAGCGACGGCAATTCCAGCGCGCCCTTGGTGCCGCCGATGGTATAGCAGGACTGGCCCGCGTAGGGGTAGGCGGGGTTCTCGGCCGCGCTGAGCTCCCAACTCCAGGGCGCGGGGATGCAATCGGCGACATTCATCGTGGCCAGCACACCGCTTTCGAATTCCAGCAGCACCACCGCCGCATCCTCAACCGCATTGCCGCGGACCGCACTGGTCTGTGCGGCTTGCACCGCGCGCACATCGCCCAGGAAATGCCGCATCAGATCGACATCATGGCTGAGGTTCATGTAGACCGGCCCGGCGCCGGGCTGGCGCCGCCAATCGGTCTCATAGTAACTGTCGGGCTTGGCCAGCCAGAACATGCCCTGCGCCGATACCGGCTGCCCGATCACGCCCTGGGCCAGCATTTCCTTGGCCTTGGCGATCAGCGGGTTGTGGCGGCGGTGATGCCCGGTCAACACCGGAACGCCTGCATCGAGCCCCGCGCTGACGATGGCGCGTGCGTCGTCCAGATTGGTGGCGATGGGCTTTTCCACCAGCACCGGCAGGCGCTGCGCAATACACCAAAGCGCGCCGACCCGGTGCGCGGTGTTGGGCGTTGCCAGCAGCACGCCGTCGGCCAGGCCGGGGCGCAGATCCTCCAGCGCGCGCAGATGCGGCACCCCGGCGGCCTGCGCGAAGGGCGCGGCGGCGTCGGAGGGGTCGATCACGGCGGCCAGCGTGGCCCCTTCGGCCACGGCAATCGCGGCGATATGGCGCTGGCCGATCAGCCCGGCCCCGGCGACGGCAATGCGGACCGGCGTTTTCTGGGTGGACGCGCTCATGCCAGCAACGTTCCCAGACGGCGCAGCGCCGCCTGGTAGCCTTCGGTCCCCAGGCCCGCGATCACGCCATCAGCGCGCAGCGACACATACGAATGGTGTCGGAAGCTCTCCCGTTTATGCACGTTGGAGATATGAACCTCGACCACCGGGCCGTCGAACGTGTTCAGCGCATCCAGGATCGCAACCGAAGTATGGGTATAGGCCCCGGGGTTGATGATGATCCCCGCAGCGTTTTCACGCGCGGTGTGAATCATGTCCACGATGCCGCCCTCATGGTTCGACTGGAACAGCTCTACCGTCAGGCCCAGCGTTTCGCCAAGTGCTGCGCAGGCGGTGCGGATGTCGTCCAGCGTCTCATGCCCGTAGATTTCGGGCTGGCGACGGCCAAGCAGGTTCAGGTTCGGTCCGTTCAGGATGTAGACAGTCTTCATGGTGCCTCACAGGATTGGTGCAACAGCAAGCGCCCGGATCTGGGCGGGACAGGGGTAAGGGGATACGGCAGATAGTCGATTATTCATCGCGTACCAGTTGACGTTGTAAAAAGCAACGGAAATCACATCTTGTAAGATAATGCTGGACAGGGCGCCCATGGTCTGTAACCTTTAGCCATGCCCCGGAGGAGGGGCGATTCGATCTGACACGATGGGGGGAGAGTTTCCATGTCATATTCATTCACGCGCAGGGTTCTGTTGCAGGCGGGCGCTGCGGCGACGGCGCTTTGTGCTTTGGGCGCGGCAGCAACCGCACAAGATCGCATTCAGTTGCGTATGTCCACTGTCGCCACCGAAAGCGACCAGCGGACTGTCGCGCTGGAAGAAGCCTTCGGCCCCGGCGTTGCGGAATTCGCAAGCTATGAGCCGCACTACAACGGCACGCTGTTCAGGCAGGCCACGGAATTGGACGCGATTGCACGCGGCAACCTGGAAATGGCCATCACCTCGGCGCAGGAGCTCGCGGAATTCTTCCCCGAATTCTCGGTGTTCACCGCAGGCTACCTGCACCGCGACGCGGCACATCAGGTGGCGGTGTTCAACGACCCGCTGATGGACCCGTTCAAGCAAAAGGTTGAGGATGAGCTGGGCGTCAAGCTGCTGACGGTGATGTACCTCGGCCGCCGCCACGTCAACCTGCGCACCGAAGAAGAGGTGCAGACCCCGGAAGATCTGGCAGGCATCACCCTGCGGATGCCGGGCACCGAGGCATGGCTGTTCCTGGGCAGCGCGCTGGGGGCAAACCCCGTGCCGATGGCCTTTGGCGAGGTCTATACCGGCCTGCAAACCGGCGCGATCGACGGTCAGGACAACCCGCTGCCCACCGTGCGCGACTCGCGCTTCTACGAGGTGACGAAGCAAATCGTCCTGACCTCGCATCTGGTGGACCTTAACTATCTGGCGATCTCCAAAGCCACATGGGACGCGATGACACCGGAACAGCAAGAGGCCACGCAGGCCGCGGCCGATGCCGCAGCTGAAGTGGCGCGCAACCGGCAACTGGCGCTGGAGGATGAGCTTGCTGATTTCTTCCGTGCCGAAGGGCTGAGCGTCTATGAACCCGATGTAGAGGCATTCCGCACCCACGTGCAGGCGGCCTATCTGGCATCGGAATTCGCCAATGACTGGCCCGAAGGCATCGTGGATGCCGTGAACGCAGCCGGAAACTGAGGGGGCTGGGCGCGTGTTGCATCGTCTCGCACTCTGGGCACGCGCCGGTTCCGACTTTGTGGCGGCAAGCATGCTTGCCGCCATTTTCGCCACGTTTCTGGTGCAGGTCGCTGCGCGCTACGTCTTTAACTATCCGCTTGGTTGGACCGTTGAGGTCTGTTTGACGCTGTGGCTGTGGTTGGTGCTGTTTGGCTCCAGCGCGTGCCTGTCGGACCGCGACCACGTGAAATTCGACGTGCTGTACCTGTCGGTGGGCACGCGAACGCGGCGCATCATGGCGGGACTGTCGGCGCTGGCGGTGATGATCGGCATTGCCTCGCAACTGCCTGCCGCGTGGGATTATGTCGATTTCTACAAGATCCGCCGCAGCGCCACGCTGCGCATTCCGCTGAACCAGATCTATTCGATCTATCTGCTGTTCTGCGGCATCTTGATCGTGCGGTATGGCTGGGGACTGGTGCAGGTGCTGCGCAACCGACATGACGACCCGGCCGTCGACCCCTTCGCTGTCACGCCACCAACGGTTGCCAAGCCTAACATTTCCGAAAACCGGTCAGAGGACTGAGATGAGCATTGCCTTCCTTGCCTGCCTTGCGGCGGTCTTCGTGCTGGCGGCCATCGGCACGCCCATCGGCTATGCGATGCTGCTGGGCGGCGTTGTATATCTGGCGGCGGTGGGGTCGGATCTGAGCCTTGCCGCTGAACAACTGATCCAGTCGGTATATGACGGTTACATCTTGCTGGCGGTGCCGCTGTTTAT harbors:
- a CDS encoding TRAP transporter small permease codes for the protein MLAAIFATFLVQVAARYVFNYPLGWTVEVCLTLWLWLVLFGSSACLSDRDHVKFDVLYLSVGTRTRRIMAGLSALAVMIGIASQLPAAWDYVDFYKIRRSATLRIPLNQIYSIYLLFCGILIVRYGWGLVQVLRNRHDDPAVDPFAVTPPTVAKPNISENRSED
- the dctP gene encoding TRAP transporter substrate-binding protein DctP; this encodes MSYSFTRRVLLQAGAAATALCALGAAATAQDRIQLRMSTVATESDQRTVALEEAFGPGVAEFASYEPHYNGTLFRQATELDAIARGNLEMAITSAQELAEFFPEFSVFTAGYLHRDAAHQVAVFNDPLMDPFKQKVEDELGVKLLTVMYLGRRHVNLRTEEEVQTPEDLAGITLRMPGTEAWLFLGSALGANPVPMAFGEVYTGLQTGAIDGQDNPLPTVRDSRFYEVTKQIVLTSHLVDLNYLAISKATWDAMTPEQQEATQAAADAAAEVARNRQLALEDELADFFRAEGLSVYEPDVEAFRTHVQAAYLASEFANDWPEGIVDAVNAAGN
- a CDS encoding Gfo/Idh/MocA family protein encodes the protein MSASTQKTPVRIAVAGAGLIGQRHIAAIAVAEGATLAAVIDPSDAAAPFAQAAGVPHLRALEDLRPGLADGVLLATPNTAHRVGALWCIAQRLPVLVEKPIATNLDDARAIVSAGLDAGVPVLTGHHRRHNPLIAKAKEMLAQGVIGQPVSAQGMFWLAKPDSYYETDWRRQPGAGPVYMNLSHDVDLMRHFLGDVRAVQAAQTSAVRGNAVEDAAVVLLEFESGVLATMNVADCIPAPWSWELSAAENPAYPYAGQSCYTIGGTKGALELPSLRLWSHEGAPDWWSPIRATTPPRDHGDPLVRQIVQFARVILGEEPPLVPGLEGLKTLMVIEAVKTAAATGTRIEIQPV
- the aroQ gene encoding type II 3-dehydroquinate dehydratase — encoded protein: MKTVYILNGPNLNLLGRRQPEIYGHETLDDIRTACAALGETLGLTVELFQSNHEGGIVDMIHTARENAAGIIINPGAYTHTSVAILDALNTFDGPVVEVHISNVHKRESFRHHSYVSLRADGVIAGLGTEGYQAALRRLGTLLA